ATCCATTGTCTTTATATCCATTGTCATGTCTATTTATGTATTCGAAAAAGCAGCGTTTTTTAAGGGGTTATTTAAATGCCCGCAGCAAATAGAAATGCTGCGGGCAATGAGGTTAAGTTGCTGGTCTGTCTTCACCGGCTAATTTAGGATTATCTGTTTTAGCTGGAGCTGGTTTTTTAGCTTTTGGCTGTTTCTTTTTCTTAGGCATCTAAATTCTCCTTTGTCGAAGCTACAACTTTTTTTTGACTTGTTTTGTAGCTTTGCTTCTAGTCTTGTCAAGCATAAAGGAGTTATGCATGCCAAGGAGAATATAGGCTATAACAAGCTTTAGGAGGAGATGTCTAATGGCTAAAAGTCCTGTTGTAAACTCTGCTGAGTTTGAAGAACAGCTGATACGGCTGAGAGAAAAATTTTCATTATTGGAACGGAGTCTCTCCTTAAAGGCAGATGAGATTGTGTTTACTATGGCCGTTTCTCATAGGAAAGAAATTGACCAGCTTAAAGAAGAAGTGATTCACTTGCAGGAGCAGTTAAAAAAAGTGAAACAAGACCAAAAATCTTCGTATATTAAGAAAGTGTCCCAGCTTGCCAAAAATCGTTCTGTCGTTTAATTATTGATTGTGTTTGGCTGTCCGTGGTAGGGTTAAGAAAAAAGGTGTGAGGCTTGTGATGTTAGAAGAAAATACGCAGCAGCTTAAACAACTTATTGATCGTCTTCACGAGCAATTCATTAATACAACTGGCCCCATTGATAAAAAAGACCATGAATTTTTTGAGCGGGTAAAAAGTGAAACGAAGCCTTATTTTGAATGGAATCAAACGTGGAGAGAGCAGGCGGAGGAATTCGTAAAGGCCCGTGATGTGCGCGTTCATCCTAATCAGATAAAATCCACTCATGAAAATATTGAAATGCTTATTTTACACAGCTATTATCTTGATGTACAAAGGAAACGATATAAGGAGCTGTTCCAATCCGCGCACTATGTGCTGGACATGATCCTAGCTGATCTCAATCGGATGACGGATTAATGGGAT
This Halobacillus salinarum DNA region includes the following protein-coding sequences:
- a CDS encoding DUF1798 family protein is translated as MLEENTQQLKQLIDRLHEQFINTTGPIDKKDHEFFERVKSETKPYFEWNQTWREQAEEFVKARDVRVHPNQIKSTHENIEMLILHSYYLDVQRKRYKELFQSAHYVLDMILADLNRMTD